The following coding sequences are from one Vicinamibacterales bacterium window:
- a CDS encoding undecaprenyl-phosphate glucose phosphotransferase, translating into MVKRFNRLLVALHVLTDAAIGVVAFLLAYLLRFDSGLFPVPKGQPPFTQYLDVLPFIAAVVPLGFHLQGLYRLRRGRSRIDVFFNVLVGSVFAVVIGVVGTLYFQAYYVPDELKSRGAYEISQLVWAIFLVNIIVLGYLARKFVREFMERRWTAGLGLRRILIAGSGELGRMVADRMFEHRELGYVVVGFVDDRAGGDHLGYRGVPLLGTLAEAPEIAVREQVDHLYIALPMEEHVKMLDLVEGASRECLDVKVVPDLLQFIALRARLEDLDGLPVINVNDVPLQGINAFVKRALDIVISTGALAVMALPGLVIAWLIKRSSPGPVFYSQERMGLDGRAFTVYKFRTMPIDAEHDTGPVWADENDSRATGVGRWLRRMDLDEWPQFVNVLKGEMSIVGPRPERPYFVEQFKHRIPQYMLRHKVKAGITGWAQVNGWRGNTSLEKRIEYDLYYIENWSVSLDLKIMWLTLVRGLFSQRPAY; encoded by the coding sequence ATGGTAAAGCGCTTCAACCGCCTGCTCGTCGCGCTCCACGTCCTCACCGACGCCGCCATCGGCGTCGTCGCCTTCCTCCTGGCCTACCTCCTCCGGTTCGACTCGGGGCTCTTCCCCGTCCCGAAGGGGCAGCCGCCCTTCACGCAGTACCTCGACGTCCTTCCGTTCATCGCCGCCGTCGTGCCGCTCGGCTTCCACCTGCAGGGCCTGTATCGCCTGCGACGCGGACGCTCGCGCATCGACGTGTTCTTCAACGTGCTCGTCGGCAGCGTGTTCGCCGTCGTCATCGGCGTGGTCGGCACCCTGTACTTCCAGGCCTACTACGTGCCCGACGAGCTGAAGAGCCGCGGCGCCTACGAGATCTCGCAGCTCGTCTGGGCCATCTTCCTCGTCAACATCATCGTCCTCGGCTACCTGGCCCGGAAGTTCGTGCGCGAGTTCATGGAGCGCCGCTGGACGGCCGGCCTCGGCCTGCGGCGCATCCTCATCGCCGGTTCGGGCGAGCTCGGACGGATGGTGGCGGACCGCATGTTCGAGCACCGCGAACTGGGCTACGTGGTGGTGGGCTTCGTTGACGACCGCGCGGGCGGCGATCACCTCGGCTACCGCGGCGTCCCCCTGCTCGGCACGCTGGCCGAAGCCCCCGAGATCGCGGTGCGGGAGCAGGTCGACCACCTCTACATCGCCCTCCCGATGGAAGAGCACGTGAAGATGCTCGACCTGGTGGAAGGCGCCAGCCGCGAGTGCCTCGACGTGAAGGTGGTGCCCGACCTCCTCCAGTTCATCGCCTTGCGCGCGCGCCTGGAGGACCTGGACGGGCTGCCCGTCATCAACGTGAACGACGTGCCGCTGCAGGGCATCAACGCCTTCGTCAAGCGCGCGCTCGATATCGTGATCTCGACCGGCGCGCTCGCGGTCATGGCCCTGCCGGGCCTGGTCATCGCGTGGCTGATCAAGCGCAGCTCGCCGGGGCCGGTCTTCTACTCGCAGGAGCGCATGGGCCTCGACGGCCGCGCCTTCACCGTCTACAAGTTCCGGACGATGCCCATCGACGCCGAGCACGACACAGGCCCCGTCTGGGCCGACGAGAACGACTCGCGGGCCACCGGTGTCGGGCGCTGGCTGCGCCGGATGGACCTCGACGAGTGGCCGCAGTTCGTCAACGTCCTGAAGGGCGAGATGTCCATCGTGGGCCCGCGCCCGGAGCGCCCCTACTTCGTGGAGCAGTTCAAGCACCGCATCCCGCAGTACATGCTGCGGCACAAGGTGAAGGCCGGCATCACGGGCTGGGCGCAGGTGAACGGGTGGCGCGGCAACACGTCGCTCGAGAAGCGCATCGAATACGACCTCTACTACATCGAGAACTGGTCGGTCTCGCTCGACCTCAAGATCATGTGGCTTACGCTCGTCCGCGGCCTGTTCTCGCAGCGCCCCGCCTACTGA
- a CDS encoding glycosyltransferase — MRVALVHDWLTGMRGGEKVLERLCELFPAAELFTLVHVPGSVSPLIEARPIHTAFTQHLPFVRRAYRHYLPLFPTAIERFSFTGFDLVVSCSHCVAKSVVAPAGVPHVCYCLTPMRYAWDQFDAYFGPEKVGRLASAALRPVMARLARWDQATSGRPSRYLAISQYVARRIRLYYNRESAVVFPPVDTEFFTPGAPESGRALVVVSALVPYKRLELAIDAAHRAGLPLDIIGDGPERAGLERRAAALGGSIRLLGRLDDDAVRAHYRSAIAVLLPGEEDFGIVPVEAQAAGRPVVALARGGATETVVHGETGLLVEGDDTDSWAQALARAAATSWDGPRIRAHAERFGHERFRDEFRRAVDEVLQAAPGTRW, encoded by the coding sequence ATGCGCGTCGCGCTCGTCCACGACTGGCTCACCGGCATGCGGGGCGGCGAGAAGGTGCTCGAACGCCTGTGCGAGCTCTTCCCGGCCGCCGAGCTCTTCACCCTCGTGCACGTGCCCGGGTCGGTCTCGCCCCTCATCGAGGCCCGGCCCATCCACACGGCCTTCACGCAGCACCTGCCGTTCGTGCGGCGGGCCTACCGGCACTACCTGCCGCTCTTCCCGACCGCGATCGAGCGGTTCAGCTTCACGGGGTTCGACCTGGTCGTGAGCTGCAGCCACTGCGTGGCCAAGTCGGTCGTCGCGCCGGCGGGCGTGCCGCACGTCTGCTACTGCCTCACGCCGATGCGCTACGCCTGGGACCAGTTCGACGCCTACTTCGGTCCGGAGAAGGTGGGCCGGCTGGCCAGCGCCGCGCTCCGCCCGGTGATGGCGCGGCTGGCGCGCTGGGACCAGGCCACGTCCGGCCGGCCCAGCCGCTATCTCGCTATCTCTCAGTATGTTGCGCGGAGAATCAGGCTCTACTATAATCGCGAGTCGGCCGTCGTGTTCCCGCCGGTCGACACGGAGTTCTTCACGCCGGGCGCACCCGAGTCCGGCCGCGCACTGGTCGTCGTATCCGCCTTGGTCCCCTACAAGCGTCTCGAACTGGCCATCGACGCCGCGCACCGCGCGGGCCTGCCGCTCGACATCATCGGCGACGGCCCCGAGCGGGCGGGCCTCGAGCGGCGCGCCGCCGCGCTGGGCGGATCCATCCGCCTCCTGGGACGGCTCGACGACGACGCCGTCCGCGCGCACTACCGTTCGGCCATCGCCGTCCTCCTGCCCGGCGAGGAGGACTTCGGCATCGTGCCCGTCGAAGCGCAGGCCGCCGGCCGCCCCGTGGTCGCCCTCGCGCGAGGCGGCGCCACCGAGACGGTCGTGCACGGCGAGACCGGCCTCCTGGTGGAGGGCGACGACACGGACAGCTGGGCGCAGGCCCTGGCCCGGGCCGCCGCCACGTCCTGGGACGGTCCCCGCATCCGGGCCCACGCGGAGCGCTTCGGCCACGAGCGGTTCCGCGACGAGTTCCGCCGGGCCGTCGACGAGGTACTCCAGGCCGCCCCGGGGACGCGATGGTAA